A region from the Clostridium beijerinckii genome encodes:
- a CDS encoding transcription antiterminator BglG, with protein MRFSQIMSDFIENEDYCSIEYFIHKYKVSKRTIQSDISYLMRISTSKGFEIHTKRGVGYLLEIKDDELFGKFLKTLDENIVFKIKERPSQVLAFLSVQNEYISMDKVADTFQVSKTLIKHDIKEVEELAKGYHLALEKKSHHGIRIVSSDRYLKKYLCKEYQTQNVFVRMAVDGVVMDFSHVESQLIRQMNREKLNINYNELLNVIVFLKSMVYVSLKGDMQCVQDYEFHESSSIEKIATLLIHTMERKYKVCFDKDSVEELIEVLQKNIRRKDACVSFTDNLLDDIEVFLKKTDKTYDTHFFEDQDLKRLLLSHMYLLVDRLRNKISYKNALANQLSITYPLIFNIAIQFCDILHEKYNVEFTFDEIGFVAMHFAAHMVKEKQLKLQSYNKICVVCSSGGGSAYMIKMQLESVFPKAEVKTFSFLQQDELISYKPDIIFTVIPISYDAHIPVIYIKELLDDKDLYRIRQILECDDYDPYTFINENPIYYSYFSKEFFNITEEDDYEYLIREMAEDLENKEYGKEGYADLVMEREAFVSTVYLNGVCIPHPIETDALRNAISVSILKKPFLWREKEVRIVFMICLKKEQVEVYKDITKKLYQLMKEPKYLERVINVKSFEELIAVMKEMGGVNYE; from the coding sequence ATGAGATTTAGTCAGATAATGAGTGACTTCATAGAAAATGAAGATTACTGTTCAATTGAATATTTTATTCACAAATACAAAGTATCTAAAAGAACAATTCAAAGTGACATTTCATATCTCATGAGAATTTCGACTAGCAAAGGATTTGAAATACATACTAAAAGGGGAGTGGGGTATTTATTAGAAATTAAGGACGATGAATTATTTGGGAAATTTCTTAAAACTTTAGATGAAAACATTGTTTTTAAGATAAAAGAAAGGCCATCTCAAGTACTGGCATTTTTATCAGTTCAAAATGAATACATTTCAATGGATAAAGTTGCAGATACTTTTCAAGTTTCTAAAACACTTATCAAGCATGATATTAAAGAGGTAGAAGAACTAGCTAAAGGCTATCATCTGGCGTTGGAAAAAAAGAGCCATCATGGAATCAGAATAGTTTCTTCAGATAGATATCTTAAAAAATACTTATGCAAGGAATATCAAACTCAAAACGTATTTGTTCGAATGGCAGTTGACGGTGTTGTAATGGACTTTTCACATGTTGAGTCTCAGTTGATAAGACAGATGAACAGAGAAAAATTAAATATTAATTATAATGAACTGTTAAATGTAATAGTTTTTCTAAAATCCATGGTATATGTTTCACTAAAGGGGGATATGCAGTGTGTCCAAGACTATGAATTTCATGAATCTAGTTCAATTGAGAAAATTGCTACATTATTAATTCATACGATGGAAAGGAAATATAAGGTATGTTTTGATAAGGATAGCGTTGAAGAATTAATCGAAGTTCTGCAGAAAAATATCCGTAGGAAAGATGCCTGTGTTTCCTTTACTGACAATCTGCTTGATGATATAGAAGTTTTTTTGAAAAAAACAGATAAAACTTATGATACTCACTTTTTTGAAGATCAGGACTTGAAACGGCTTCTGCTTTCACATATGTACCTGTTAGTAGACAGGCTTCGCAATAAAATTTCATATAAAAATGCTCTGGCCAATCAGCTAAGTATCACATATCCCTTGATATTTAATATAGCAATACAATTTTGTGATATTCTTCATGAGAAATATAATGTGGAATTTACCTTTGATGAAATCGGTTTTGTAGCTATGCATTTTGCTGCACATATGGTAAAGGAGAAACAGCTAAAGCTTCAATCTTACAATAAAATCTGTGTAGTATGCTCTTCTGGTGGCGGAAGTGCATATATGATTAAAATGCAACTTGAATCCGTATTTCCAAAGGCAGAAGTCAAAACCTTCTCTTTTTTGCAGCAGGATGAGCTGATCAGCTATAAACCCGATATTATTTTTACAGTTATACCAATATCTTATGATGCCCACATACCTGTCATTTATATAAAAGAGCTTCTGGATGACAAAGATTTATATAGAATTAGGCAGATTCTGGAGTGCGATGATTATGATCCCTATACGTTTATTAATGAAAACCCAATATACTATTCCTATTTTTCAAAGGAATTTTTCAATATAACAGAAGAAGATGACTATGAATATCTCATTAGAGAGATGGCAGAAGATCTTGAAAATAAAGAATATGGCAAGGAAGGATATGCAGACTTAGTTATGGAACGGGAGGCATTCGTAAGTACCGTTTATTTAAACGGCGTATGTATACCTCATCCTATTGAAACAGATGCTTTAAGAAATGCAATATCAGTCAGTATATTAAAGAAGCCCTTTCTATGGCGGGAAAAAGAAGTAAGGATTGTTTTTATGATTTGTTTAAAAAAGGAACAGGTAGAGGTCTATAAAGATATTACTAAAAAGTTATATCAGCTTATGAAGGAACCAAAATACTTGGAAAGAGTGATTAATGTTAAATCTTTTGAAGAACTTATAGCGGTGATGAAAGAGATGGGAGGTGTTAATTATGAATGA
- a CDS encoding aminopeptidase — MNDILLKALSNADSIASHENEVRGILYKELAKYSDDVFYDNIGSIIFHKKGKGEEPLKIMFCAHMDEVGFMVRSISDIGFIYLMAVGGVQDKSKEMQMVRLTTFTGKKIEGLLNVTKDSEGNVKDMYVDIGCDTFDEVKSLGVEIGNMVCFASEARQLSNENVYMGKAMDDRAGCYVIAEVIKRMKDDLENDVYFVGTSSEEVGTRGGKTSAYIINPDIVFALDVANNPELTKNYSNHRLIGKGTMIVHYDKTMSPNVKLLRYVMNMADKKGIPYQCDMFSGGGTDGGNAHLDRGGKLALVLGIPLRYCHGAYSLVHGDDLENLIKLVYELCYGLKRKNYEKFIDFLGGYEND, encoded by the coding sequence ATGAATGATATTTTATTAAAAGCATTAAGTAATGCAGACAGTATAGCTTCTCATGAAAATGAAGTCAGGGGAATTTTATACAAGGAACTTGCAAAATATAGTGATGATGTTTTTTATGATAATATTGGAAGCATTATATTTCATAAAAAAGGGAAAGGTGAGGAGCCACTTAAAATTATGTTCTGCGCCCATATGGATGAAGTGGGATTTATGGTTCGTAGTATTTCTGATATCGGTTTTATATATCTTATGGCTGTCGGCGGTGTACAGGATAAAAGCAAAGAAATGCAAATGGTTAGGTTAACAACCTTTACTGGCAAAAAGATAGAAGGGCTGTTAAATGTTACGAAAGATAGTGAAGGAAATGTAAAAGATATGTACGTTGATATTGGATGTGACACTTTTGATGAAGTTAAATCATTGGGCGTAGAGATAGGTAATATGGTCTGCTTCGCCAGTGAAGCAAGACAATTATCAAATGAAAATGTTTATATGGGCAAAGCAATGGATGACAGGGCCGGATGCTATGTTATTGCCGAGGTCATAAAGAGGATGAAAGATGATTTGGAAAACGATGTCTATTTTGTTGGGACAAGCAGCGAGGAAGTCGGAACTCGGGGAGGGAAAACTTCAGCTTATATCATCAATCCAGACATAGTATTTGCCTTAGATGTAGCAAATAATCCAGAACTTACAAAAAATTATTCAAATCATCGTCTTATTGGAAAGGGAACAATGATTGTGCATTATGATAAGACCATGTCTCCTAATGTAAAGCTCCTAAGGTATGTCATGAATATGGCGGATAAAAAAGGAATTCCATATCAATGCGATATGTTTAGCGGGGGAGGAACTGATGGTGGAAATGCCCATTTAGATCGTGGAGGAAAGCTGGCATTGGTCTTAGGAATACCATTGAGATATTGCCATGGCGCATATTCTCTTGTCCATGGTGATGATTTGGAAAATTTAATTAAACTTGTATATGAGTTGTGTTATGGTTTAAAACGTAAAAATTATGAAAAATTTATCGATTTTTTAGGAGGATATGAAAATGACTGA
- a CDS encoding PTS lactose/cellobiose transporter subunit IIA — translation MTEVEQNIIMEMISSAGESKAKSFEALKKVKTREYDEARKLLIEAREADLAAHQIQTKIITAELSNSDNKPEVGLLMVHAQDHYMTAQLARDLIEALINVFEEREEK, via the coding sequence ATGACTGAAGTAGAACAAAACATTATTATGGAAATGATTTCTTCCGCTGGTGAAAGTAAGGCAAAATCTTTTGAAGCGTTAAAAAAGGTAAAGACGAGAGAGTATGATGAGGCTCGTAAATTATTAATTGAGGCCAGAGAGGCAGATCTGGCTGCTCATCAAATTCAAACAAAGATTATCACTGCAGAACTGTCAAATAGCGACAATAAACCGGAAGTTGGGTTATTAATGGTACATGCACAAGACCATTACATGACAGCTCAATTAGCCAGAGATCTAATTGAGGCGTTAATAAATGTATTTGAAGAAAGGGAGGAAAAATAA
- a CDS encoding PTS sugar transporter subunit IIB: MKIVLCCAGGFSTTMLMDSMKNTVKKSEKLKDEDFKFTAIPVDILESEVEGCDVVVIGPQIAHKVDYIKSIIDPYEIPYIIVDKETYGKMDGATVLKKVLIERKKADMKKIK; this comes from the coding sequence ATGAAGATTGTATTATGTTGTGCAGGTGGCTTTTCAACGACTATGCTTATGGACAGTATGAAAAATACCGTTAAAAAAAGTGAAAAACTTAAAGATGAGGATTTTAAATTCACTGCAATTCCTGTAGATATTCTAGAAAGTGAAGTAGAAGGGTGTGATGTTGTTGTTATTGGACCACAAATTGCACATAAGGTGGATTATATTAAATCAATCATTGACCCATATGAGATTCCTTACATCATTGTTGATAAGGAGACTTATGGCAAGATGGATGGAGCGACTGTATTAAAAAAAGTCCTTATAGAACGTAAAAAAGCTGATATGAAAAAAATAAAGTAA
- a CDS encoding PTS sugar transporter subunit IIC: MFEKFESFINKYLAPLANKMDKEVHLSAIKKSMVALMPLLIIGSFCLIPEAIPNMIGENNPISQWILANLDIIYIPYNVGMALMSLYATAFIAYHLANSYKLDVPGCISMAVISFLMMTVDYTKDGGIMTKYLGPKGLFAAMFAAIIAVELYRWCKKKKFTIKMPDSVPDFVSRSFEMIPISIIIIGFFLIIRIVCVNVFNIMPPLIFTSIFAPLVGSMDNPLSYTFLKMLQCLLFFFGIHPSVLSPITTPISTQFLAENIANYKAGLAMTHFFAPGPESAFGNFTGTGITFGLVFWCLLSKSKALKQIGRVALIPALFGINEPILFGAPIVLNPIFFIPYVICGGIIGTIPGWMMKFGALSCSFFTPPYVGVFLEGYLTNMDPMSIVANAIQLVLSIVVWYPFFKVYEKRYQQKENDKNNMSKEDEEILKDLDLDF, from the coding sequence ATGTTTGAAAAGTTTGAATCTTTTATAAATAAGTACTTAGCACCACTTGCTAATAAGATGGATAAAGAAGTTCATTTGAGCGCTATTAAAAAATCAATGGTAGCTTTAATGCCTTTATTAATCATTGGTAGTTTTTGTTTGATTCCAGAAGCTATTCCTAATATGATTGGTGAGAATAATCCAATATCTCAATGGATATTAGCTAATCTTGATATTATATATATTCCTTACAACGTAGGTATGGCACTGATGTCCTTATATGCTACAGCTTTTATAGCTTATCATCTTGCAAATTCCTACAAGCTGGATGTTCCAGGGTGTATCAGTATGGCGGTTATCTCTTTCCTTATGATGACTGTTGATTATACAAAAGATGGCGGAATTATGACTAAATATTTAGGACCTAAAGGTCTGTTTGCAGCAATGTTTGCTGCAATTATTGCAGTGGAATTATATCGCTGGTGTAAAAAGAAAAAATTCACAATTAAGATGCCTGATTCAGTACCGGATTTTGTTTCAAGATCTTTTGAAATGATTCCAATATCAATTATTATTATTGGTTTCTTCTTAATTATTCGTATTGTGTGTGTGAATGTGTTTAATATTATGCCTCCATTAATTTTTACAAGCATATTTGCACCATTAGTAGGGTCTATGGACAATCCATTGTCTTATACATTCTTAAAGATGCTACAATGTTTGCTATTCTTCTTTGGAATTCATCCTTCTGTATTGAGTCCAATTACAACTCCTATTTCTACTCAGTTCCTGGCAGAAAATATAGCTAACTATAAAGCTGGATTAGCCATGACCCATTTCTTTGCCCCAGGTCCAGAGTCTGCATTTGGTAACTTTACAGGTACAGGAATAACATTTGGTCTAGTATTCTGGTGTTTATTATCTAAATCAAAGGCCTTAAAGCAGATAGGACGTGTTGCATTAATTCCTGCGTTATTTGGAATCAATGAACCAATATTATTTGGTGCTCCAATTGTATTAAATCCTATATTCTTTATTCCATACGTTATTTGCGGTGGAATTATAGGAACTATCCCTGGCTGGATGATGAAATTTGGAGCGCTAAGCTGTTCATTCTTTACACCTCCTTATGTGGGTGTTTTCTTAGAGGGATATCTGACTAATATGGATCCAATGTCCATTGTTGCTAATGCAATTCAATTAGTCTTATCCATTGTTGTATGGTATCCATTTTTTAAGGTATATGAAAAACGTTATCAACAAAAGGAAAATGATAAGAATAACATGTCTAAAGAAGATGAAGAAATCTTAAAGGATCTTGATTTGGACTTCTAA
- a CDS encoding peptidase M24 family protein — MAKRIEKIHEFMHYNNIDALLIKSKTMKKWLSTMTGSGCNILITQNKGFLILDGRYLTEAKEKEHDLEIILHSPHEMGCNYLATVGDILKKERCRNLGVEASQMLVKEYRDVEKIGVKIILLDEEIANLRIIKQQEEIDIMQEAVDITDDIYKKVLGNIHLGMTEYEISALVQYYSIAQGAQQMSFDTIVATGERTAFPHGRPTGRRVKAHEPIMIDFGIQYKNYQSDMTRMCFMGEPEPKIKEIYDIVLKAQLAGLNAINAGVTASDVDKSARDVIVKNGYGQYFNHGLGHGLGIGDGCELPILNSASKTILKEHMMMSCEPGIYVPNIGGVRIEDDVVIINGRGVPLNKTTKDYIILEVKP; from the coding sequence ATGGCTAAAAGGATAGAAAAAATACATGAGTTCATGCATTATAATAATATTGATGCTCTACTTATTAAAAGCAAAACTATGAAAAAATGGTTATCAACTATGACAGGCAGCGGATGCAATATCCTAATCACTCAAAATAAAGGGTTCCTTATCTTAGACGGGAGATATCTGACTGAGGCTAAAGAAAAAGAACATGATCTTGAAATAATTCTTCACTCACCTCATGAAATGGGATGTAATTATCTAGCGACAGTTGGAGATATATTGAAGAAAGAACGTTGCCGCAATTTAGGGGTTGAAGCTTCTCAGATGTTAGTGAAAGAATACAGAGATGTTGAAAAGATAGGTGTAAAGATTATTCTGTTAGATGAAGAAATAGCTAATTTACGTATTATTAAACAACAGGAAGAAATAGATATCATGCAAGAGGCAGTTGATATCACAGATGATATTTATAAAAAGGTGCTTGGAAATATACATTTAGGAATGACAGAGTATGAAATAAGCGCTCTGGTCCAATATTATTCAATTGCACAAGGAGCACAGCAAATGTCTTTTGATACAATTGTAGCAACTGGGGAGAGGACAGCTTTTCCACATGGCAGGCCCACTGGACGCAGAGTCAAGGCTCATGAGCCCATTATGATTGATTTTGGGATCCAATATAAAAATTATCAGTCAGATATGACGCGTATGTGTTTTATGGGAGAGCCTGAACCTAAGATTAAAGAAATTTACGATATCGTTTTAAAAGCACAGTTGGCAGGATTGAACGCTATTAATGCTGGCGTTACTGCTAGTGATGTGGATAAGAGTGCCAGGGATGTTATTGTAAAGAATGGATATGGGCAGTATTTCAATCATGGCCTGGGTCACGGCCTTGGAATCGGTGATGGCTGTGAATTGCCAATTTTGAATTCTGCAAGTAAGACTATTTTAAAGGAACATATGATGATGTCCTGTGAGCCTGGAATCTATGTTCCAAATATAGGGGGCGTGCGTATTGAAGATGATGTGGTTATTATTAATGGCAGAGGTGTTCCGCTTAATAAAACTACAAAGGATTATATAATTTTGGAGGTAAAACCATGA
- a CDS encoding beta-cystathionase, translated as MKYNFDEVHNRLGTYSTQWDYIEDRFHKKDLIPFSISDTDFIIPKPITEKILQVASHQIYGYTRWNHHDFKSSITEHYKRRFNTCIEEDWILYSTSVMYSVSLLIRLLSCPKDKILTFNPMYDSFFTVIEDNDRILVSNDLIHKDGSFEIDFDLFEKRVQDCRILLLCSPHNPTGMIWSQDDMKRMVALCKKYNTKIISDEIHMDIQVGEKNQIPLLSYMHDYDELYTASSSSKTFNTPGLIGSYVMIPNETVRNEFLYHTRKKDFLNSASIFGMYATMVGYMQCDDYIDELNDYISGNMQLVEDFIKSELTDFKFKKPDATYLAWIDGRGVPFTSEQIQDALVNVGGVAIMKGETYGENGAKYLRMNLGCPRLKIKEGLERFKKAMDYLYLK; from the coding sequence ATGAAATATAATTTTGATGAGGTTCATAATCGTTTGGGAACCTATTCTACACAATGGGATTATATTGAAGATCGCTTTCATAAAAAAGATTTAATACCATTTTCAATTTCAGATACTGATTTTATTATTCCAAAACCAATTACTGAAAAAATTCTTCAAGTTGCCAGCCATCAGATATATGGATATACGAGGTGGAATCATCATGATTTCAAATCTTCTATAACAGAACATTATAAGAGAAGATTTAATACATGCATTGAAGAAGATTGGATTTTATATAGTACAAGCGTTATGTATTCAGTATCATTATTAATCAGGCTGCTAAGTTGTCCCAAAGATAAGATTTTGACATTTAATCCTATGTATGACTCATTTTTTACAGTCATAGAGGATAATGATCGCATATTGGTATCAAATGATTTAATTCATAAAGACGGGTCATTTGAAATTGATTTTGATCTATTTGAGAAACGGGTACAGGACTGCAGAATATTGCTTTTATGCTCTCCACATAATCCTACAGGTATGATATGGTCACAAGATGATATGAAACGCATGGTAGCATTGTGTAAAAAATATAATACAAAGATAATTTCGGATGAGATACATATGGATATACAGGTTGGGGAAAAGAACCAGATACCACTTTTATCCTATATGCATGATTATGATGAGCTATATACAGCATCTTCTTCTAGCAAAACATTTAATACCCCTGGCTTGATTGGTTCATATGTAATGATACCAAATGAAACGGTGAGAAATGAGTTTTTATATCATACAAGGAAGAAAGATTTTTTGAATTCTGCAAGTATATTTGGAATGTATGCGACAATGGTAGGGTATATGCAATGCGATGATTATATTGATGAGCTAAATGACTATATCAGTGGCAATATGCAGCTGGTGGAGGACTTTATTAAGAGTGAGCTTACGGACTTCAAATTTAAAAAGCCAGATGCCACTTATTTGGCATGGATAGATGGAAGGGGAGTTCCATTCACTTCTGAACAGATTCAAGATGCTCTAGTAAATGTGGGTGGAGTTGCTATTATGAAGGGCGAAACCTATGGGGAGAATGGTGCAAAATATTTGAGGATGAATTTAGGATGTCCTCGCTTAAAGATTAAAGAAGGGCTGGAGCGCTTTAAAAAAGCTATGGACTATTTGTATTTAAAATAG
- a CDS encoding RDD family protein: MHKLWGKITSWVDKKPSNVSISKRLLAYIIDWCLGGIITGFPAVLIYSAVTKKEDMFSNLYVFASLGYSNGWAYLAGSLCFIAALIYYVYIPYKKYNGQTIGKHLVKIKIVKADYSDIDLKTLLIRQIIGLMIIEGAAIVMTSYLIQLLTLVTGFYFEYYLGIAGRILTIASGILVLSTLSHRAIHDYISGTTVVSENA, translated from the coding sequence ATGCATAAATTATGGGGAAAAATAACATCATGGGTGGATAAGAAGCCGTCTAATGTGAGCATATCAAAACGGCTACTGGCTTATATTATAGACTGGTGTTTGGGAGGAATTATCACAGGATTCCCTGCAGTTTTGATTTATAGTGCGGTGACAAAGAAAGAGGATATGTTTAGCAATCTCTATGTTTTTGCAAGTCTGGGATATTCAAACGGATGGGCATATTTAGCTGGTAGTCTATGTTTTATTGCAGCCCTAATTTATTATGTATATATCCCTTATAAAAAGTACAATGGTCAGACAATTGGAAAACATCTGGTTAAGATTAAAATCGTAAAAGCGGATTATTCAGATATAGATTTAAAAACCCTTTTAATAAGACAAATTATAGGGTTGATGATCATAGAGGGAGCTGCAATTGTTATGACAAGTTATTTAATACAGCTGCTTACTCTTGTGACCGGTTTTTATTTTGAATACTATCTAGGGATAGCAGGCAGAATTTTAACAATTGCATCTGGAATTCTGGTTTTAAGTACGCTATCACATAGAGCTATTCATGATTATATTTCAGGAACAACGGTTGTATCAGAAAATGCTTAG
- a CDS encoding acyl-CoA thioesterase has protein sequence MELKAYLHKVQYYETDQMGIVHHSNYIRWFEEARVDYMEQIGADYSIMEQEGYISPVVSINCNYKTVTKFGEYVYIITKLEHFSNAKFTIVYTIVDAATEQVKAIGESKHCFINKDGKIISLKKENRKYFELFSDSIGKETKILDDQK, from the coding sequence ATGGAATTAAAAGCTTATTTACATAAGGTACAATATTATGAAACAGATCAAATGGGAATTGTGCATCATTCAAATTATATAAGATGGTTTGAGGAAGCAAGAGTTGATTACATGGAACAAATTGGTGCAGATTATTCAATAATGGAGCAGGAAGGATATATTAGTCCTGTTGTCTCTATAAATTGTAATTATAAAACAGTAACAAAATTTGGAGAGTATGTTTATATAATTACGAAACTTGAGCATTTTTCAAATGCAAAATTCACTATAGTTTACACAATAGTAGATGCAGCTACAGAACAAGTTAAAGCTATTGGAGAAAGTAAACACTGCTTTATTAATAAAGATGGGAAAATTATATCTTTAAAAAAGGAAAATAGAAAGTATTTTGAACTGTTTTCTGATTCGATTGGAAAAGAAACAAAAATACTTGATGATCAAAAATAA
- the msrB gene encoding peptide-methionine (R)-S-oxide reductase produces MSKKYVKKSIEELKEELTKEQYKVTQENATEAPFSNEYDNFFEEGIYVDITTGEPLFISSDKFNSGCGWPAFSKPLIRGVVKEKKDESHGMIRTEVRSNVGDAHLGHVFSDGPEETGGLRYCINSASLKFIPMDKMKELGYEEYLEQLKI; encoded by the coding sequence ATGAGTAAAAAATATGTTAAAAAGTCAATAGAAGAATTAAAAGAAGAGTTAACTAAGGAACAATATAAAGTAACACAAGAAAATGCTACAGAAGCACCATTTTCCAATGAATATGATAACTTTTTTGAAGAAGGAATTTATGTAGATATAACAACAGGTGAGCCTTTATTTATATCTTCAGACAAGTTTAACTCTGGTTGTGGGTGGCCTGCCTTTTCAAAGCCTTTAATAAGAGGTGTTGTTAAAGAAAAAAAGGATGAAAGTCATGGTATGATAAGAACAGAGGTTAGAAGTAATGTAGGAGATGCTCATTTAGGACACGTATTTTCCGATGGTCCAGAAGAAACAGGTGGATTAAGATATTGTATTAATTCAGCATCACTTAAATTTATTCCTATGGATAAAATGAAGGAATTAGGTTATGAAGAATATTTAGAGCAATTGAAGATATAA
- a CDS encoding MarR family transcriptional regulator, with protein sequence MNDYYEFFHQNLKLSRTLVSNLNKGLIIHNLHHSQWGVIRFLKEFGPSTLVDIANYMSVEKSSVTRAVDRLKKSEFIEEVSGKDKRERRIKLSDLGEQAYTSVYEFAVEFDNNAMKDISNEELETTYKVLLKIMNNITNEHGGNTHE encoded by the coding sequence TTGAACGATTATTATGAGTTTTTTCATCAAAATTTAAAACTTTCTAGAACTTTAGTTAGCAATTTGAATAAAGGACTTATTATACATAATCTTCATCATTCTCAGTGGGGGGTTATCCGTTTTCTAAAAGAATTTGGTCCTTCTACTCTTGTTGATATAGCTAATTATATGAGTGTAGAAAAATCATCAGTTACTCGTGCTGTAGATCGTTTGAAAAAGAGTGAATTCATAGAAGAAGTCTCAGGGAAAGACAAGAGAGAAAGAAGAATCAAACTAAGTGATTTAGGAGAACAAGCATATACTTCAGTATATGAATTTGCAGTAGAGTTTGATAATAATGCTATGAAGGATATTTCAAATGAGGAACTAGAAACTACATATAAAGTACTACTCAAAATAATGAACAATATAACTAATGAACATGGGGGAAACACACATGAATAA
- a CDS encoding MFS transporter, producing the protein MNKSKLWTKDFTIITVATFFVYITFYLLMTTMTVYAIKQFSASQGQAGLASSIFVIGTLFARILAGKYIDVIGRRKLLFAGLILFVIASVSYFFANNLNVLLVVRFIHGAVLGIAGTAMATTVMSIIPNERRGEGTGYYSLSITLSSAMGPFLGLFITQHADYNAVFTACTIFSVISIVVMLFAKIPEAKLTKEQMKSMKGFKLQDFFEKKAVPITIIGFIMGIAYSGILSYINSYAIEINLTSAASLFFIVYSIVCLISRPISGRLLDSKGDNTIMYPSLISFVLGLILISKASNGFALLLSAVLIALGYGTIYTCIQAIAIKESPKHRIALATSTFFIFIDGGIGVGPLVIGAIIPILGFRGMYMSLAVIVSLSIILYYFLHGKKSASIKQVSIENEEIEPETIMD; encoded by the coding sequence ATGAATAAATCCAAGTTATGGACTAAAGATTTTACAATTATTACTGTAGCTACATTTTTTGTTTATATTACTTTTTACTTATTAATGACAACAATGACTGTTTATGCTATTAAACAATTTAGTGCTTCACAAGGCCAGGCTGGTCTTGCTTCTAGTATATTTGTCATTGGTACACTTTTTGCACGTATTCTGGCAGGAAAATATATAGATGTAATTGGACGTAGAAAATTACTGTTCGCAGGCTTAATTTTGTTCGTAATTGCGTCTGTATCATATTTTTTCGCAAATAATTTGAACGTATTATTAGTTGTTCGTTTTATACATGGAGCAGTTTTGGGTATTGCTGGTACAGCAATGGCAACAACTGTAATGTCTATTATTCCTAATGAACGTCGTGGAGAAGGAACAGGTTACTATTCATTAAGTATAACTCTTTCATCAGCAATGGGACCATTCCTCGGACTTTTTATAACTCAGCATGCAGATTATAATGCCGTATTTACTGCTTGCACTATTTTTTCAGTAATTAGTATTGTTGTTATGTTATTTGCAAAAATTCCTGAAGCCAAATTAACAAAGGAACAAATGAAATCTATGAAAGGATTTAAGTTACAGGATTTCTTTGAAAAAAAAGCTGTTCCTATTACAATTATCGGATTTATTATGGGTATAGCTTACTCTGGAATTTTATCTTATATTAATTCATATGCAATAGAAATTAATTTAACAAGTGCTGCAAGTCTCTTTTTTATTGTATATTCTATAGTCTGCCTTATTTCAAGACCAATTAGCGGTAGGTTATTGGATAGTAAAGGAGATAATACTATTATGTATCCTTCATTAATATCATTTGTTTTAGGACTTATATTAATTAGTAAAGCTAGTAATGGTTTCGCTCTTTTATTGTCAGCAGTATTAATAGCTCTTGGCTATGGAACTATCTATACTTGTATCCAAGCCATTGCTATAAAAGAATCACCTAAACATAGAATAGCACTTGCTACGTCAACATTTTTCATTTTTATTGATGGAGGAATTGGAGTTGGTCCTTTAGTAATAGGAGCTATAATACCTATACTTGGTTTCCGCGGAATGTATATGTCACTAGCTGTTATTGTATCTTTATCTATCATTTTATATTATTTTCTACATGGGAAAAAATCAGCATCTATAAAACAGGTTTCAATTGAAAATGAAGAAATAGAACCAGAGACTATAATGGATTAA